DNA sequence from the Chroicocephalus ridibundus chromosome 25, bChrRid1.1, whole genome shotgun sequence genome:
gtccaccactgttcccaaatccatggccaattccctctgggacaccagggacatctcctatgcaggatgtgctgctcagctcttcttttatatcttctttctcacagcagagttctgtcttctcaccattatggcctatgaccgctacgttgccatctgcaaacccctgcactacgggaccctcctgggcagcagagcttgtgtccacatggcagcagctgcctggggctttgttttcctttacgctctgctgcacacggccaatacattttccctgcccctctgccagggcaatgccctggaccagttcttctgtgaaatcccccagatcctcaagctctgctgctcacactcagactccctcagggaaatTGGGCTTCTCATGGTTAGTGCCTTGgttgcttctgtttgttttgtgttcatcgtgctgtcctatgtgcagatcttcagggccgtgctgaggatcccctctgagcagggacggcacaaagccttttccacgtgcctccctcacctggccgtggtctccctgtttctcagcagtgtcatgtttgcctacctgaagcccccctccatctcctctgcAGTTCTAGATCTGGTGGTGGCTTTTCTGTACTCAGTCATTCCTCCAgccgtgaaccccctcatctacagcatgaggaaccaggagctcaaggatgccctgtggaaactgatgaccagatgattttcagaagcaataaactgtCATCTTCTGCAAATCTCTCATCATATTTCTCATTGCCAGCAAAGCCCATCTCGGCTTGGCAAGCAAAGTTATTgtaatgtttggttttggtttgtggtttgggttttggtggttttgttgtgttttttttttcctttctttgtttgctttgtgtaaaTCTGTCTACaaagaaatattgtcatttgTGCTGCTTCTAATTATGCATCTTTGCCAAATTTGTGAGTCCCACAGTCTCTGTAAATGAGGCCCCGCgctctctgtgtatttaaaaaaagaaagaacaaaccttCCAGTGACTTGTTTGCTCCAGATCCTCCGTTTGAaggcctctctggagctgcagggcatgcctgtgtgcagaggtggaggggaaaggacaggacagaggagagggaagaagaggagggagaaccagccttggtcttctcacagctgctctcttcccatttccacatTCTCCATTCTGATCCCTTGCACTGTTGGAAGGCCtgattgctctggcagctctctcctACTGCTGTGGTGTGGCAGCGCTGTgaccacaggcaggggcagggacgggtcagttctctgacagagctggcctccctaacagcacctccatcacagcagggaatgtcctcagggcagtgcctgaaggccttCAGGGAAAAACACCTTTGGAAGGTCGTCTCCCAATGTTGCTGTCAAGAACATGCCCAGCAAAGTTCCCCACAAATGGCACCACCAGCGTAGAACTTAATTGTGTAAAGTGTGCAGGGGGGGAAAAGCAGCCGCTTCCTCgctcagccagggctcctgggaaagacatgaaggaccagcagagcaggttcttgtcaggtcctgtgtgtgcaggacaccccagggaagctgccacagGGCAATGGTCACACACCTGGGCAGTAACAACCACAGGCATGAGCATGATGTGCGTGTGGTGAGATTAACCTGAGTGAGAACAAACACCATCCGCTGTTCCTGGGGGTTCCATTAAGGGCTGTGGGACAGACAGTGTCTGGAGGTGACTTCacttggagagtaacgtcccctgggaaaccccctgaatgcagcactgggatgggcttccttgaccccaggtccctgtgtccattcctcacgccgtggggcatctcagagaggtgccgagcagggagacacagcgcggggctgaggtgctgccggcctctgggagtggcaacaggaggccatggagtctgctgcagggcctctgcccgtgccagggaaggactcgtgtctctgaacagccctgccagcgccctgacagtgctgggtgtgtctccaggaacacctgtgtgctacctcaccctcccctctcttcatggcctgtccctttgatgacacggtgtgacagaagcacctctgtggagcatctcccctgtgcagtccgaaagggttctgcaggcgtgagcggcattgccctctagaagatggcatttctcacctctcacagagcacgtctagggagtaggaatgcagtgagaggcacacaccctccatgtttcacctctctgaacgtccttcactatttttttaagcacctgacagagaagcaaatgtcTTCAGAAATAGGTGGGCTGGGCTGTTtgcaccaatgctgaaactctcctgatGTGAAACCATTACGTTCATCATGGGCTTTGTTTTCATAACCTCTTTTTAGACCCATTCTTCCCCTTCCTGTTCATGCTGGAATCCTGCGCGTGCATCAGAGCTGCACTcgggggcagctctcctgcccagcatgggccggcagaaggccttctccacTGGCACATCATCAAggcctttcagccttcagttccctgagtgtgttctgcactccagtttgggaagaaaaggcctattttcacCCATGGCACTGAGGAAACTCCCTTTTATTGCAGAGATACCACAAAGGAGGCCAGCATTACCAtggttccatcccatctcctgagtgttccatcccatctcccatgctcagtgtaaaagctgagggatcaaaaggtcggCTCTTTTCTTTAGTGGCTCTCTTTGTTCAGTGACTgatgcctgaggaggaccctgtttgtctgcctttgatcctgacctgtgcgttcctgaatctataTCCGATATCCTGTTCCTATCTGGTGCTGAGTCCAGTCcttgacttccccagtgcctgccattgacatctccctgggagcttgaaaCGGTTTGGTAtacattgtatctatttcattatttcctttatattttattattaatatttcattaatgtaactactttaatgaactattacttttttattacagtaaccatttttttctaaactcataaatcttttctctcttttctgtgtctccttggagtgagaggtgggggagagcatctgtcatctcacCATTGGCCAATCTGccccaaaccacgacagccctcctgcccagctggtTTTTACCCATCTATTTATCCATCCATGCAGACCATAGTGTGCTGACATTGAACATTGTGGGGGATGATGCTGAAAGCCTTGCTGACTTCCAGGTAGAAGACAATCATTGCTCTTCCTTGCCTagaaatcctctcctttcttcagaaaacgTAAAAAGGATGGCCAGGAAGAACCTGCCTTGGGTAAATCCAGGGTAAATCACCTTCTCTTTCAGACACCCAGAAAGGGGATCCGAGTGGGCGTGCTCGGGCACACAGCCTTCTGTTACGCTGCTCATCCTTTGGGCCTTTTTGCAAGGTGCATGCAATGTTTGGGTTCTTACAGTAATCAGGGAGTTCCCTCAGACtccgtgacctttcaaagatgatgtcATTAAAGTCTCCAATAGCACTTGGGGTCATGGATCTGAGGACTTCCATGGCTTGCTTAAGCAaacctttctccacttccttACCCTGATTGCAGGTGCTTTGTCTCCCACGAGGGTGTCACACTAACAggcctctcctctcaccctcaCTCACAAGGGCTCACGCAACCTGCTGCGCAccccatagaggagctccacacatagaacaagctcctgcacatggagggcatctccctcctcatcttcctggcccgtctctcctgaaaagcccctatgcaccatggcagcaccactgtgagctgtcccaccaccccttgccACTTATTCCACCAACGTACAAACTCTAGGATGGCACAcgggactccagctcctccggtctgtgccccaggctgagggcactggtGCACATTTggtctgcagcacctgagctggagcactggggccaagcTTGGACTTGTCCCAGGCAAACCCAGTACCAAGTGCCCAAGACCCCACACCTGCTAATGCTGTGCTCGAGACCAGAGACATACTGGATGCGACGGCAGGCGGCAATGTGAAGGCACTAAACGAGGAAACGCTGCTCCCTACAacaccagaaaagccaggctgggctctgtagccctggaagaagcaggctttgttgTCTGTAGTGTTGCTGAagacctgtgctggaggtgaagctgatctccaggatgacaaggtgctgctcaaAATGTCCTTGCGTGTGGATAAGCTgtgatccaggaacactgtgaaaatcactcACCTGTGTCGACTGTCTCATCAAGGGCCTCAGGAAAGGATTGTTGAAAGAAGAACTGGGAGAGTTTGGGAGCAGCCGAATCATTTGAGGCCCCAGTGTGATAGGCTTCGTGTTCATGACCTTCTCTGCATCAGCTGAATGGAGATGGGTGAGACCGtgcctcactgcagtggtgggtttcaGTCGCTGATCCACGGAAACTGAACGTGCCTGAGATGCCACATAGGCTTGCACAAAGGAACCAAATCGGCCTGCAGTGCCCTCTGAGGTGTCCCTCAggcatctgctctgaacaccaaTGGCTTTCCCATAGGTCCTGtgcggtccctgccagcctgtgctggagagcGCTGGCATCTCACTTAGCACCACAGGCCTGTGTTTCGCCATTGAGAAGCGTCCTGAATTGGGTTAAGCCATGTAGGGTTGTCCGTGAAACAACTGccattacagtcagtggagagctaggaactacagctgatggagaagagaaagagagggacttaggTCCGTTTGCTCAGCTGATGACCTCTGTAGGCTGCTGtagatataaggaaaaggaaaggttttaattGTCTTAAACGTAAACACCTGCTGTCATTTCCAtctgccaaaggaattcctcacaaGGCTCCAGGATGGTGCCCCCCGATGCTGCCTTGTCTCTCAGCATTGCCGCATTAgagcttgcagtcacctgcaAATGTCTTGGACAAGCTCTGGTGTCACCTCCAATGTCACCAGGTGTTTCCACCTGAACAACACCCTCAATCTCCATGAAGTAGCCtgagagctgagacaaggagctcccaTACAGCTGCTTTGAGACGAGTCACCTTGTTTGGCTGGGTGGACAGTGGGAGATGGGACTTCATTTTCCCACTCTTGCGAAGGCACGGGGTCGCCCACTCCCTTTGAGTTCTCTGAGCCGCCCCTTTgcccctgtgcaggcagagatgccctggagcagttccctgctgccaggaggtgtttgcagggcagagctgagcacatcgcaggtgggatggagttctctttctgtgagcactgcaaaggaggagacctgggcacagagaagtggttcccagcagagacagctccaggcagcagaaaccttgtcagagagggagagggaggagatccCAGAaacgtgaggggaggggggattcgGGCACCCCCCTGCCATCCGCTGCAGTGCAagcacctttcctgcagcagctcccaggtctcctctcccacacagtgcaGCCCCCCACTCTCAGCGTCACAAACACTCGGCCATCActttccttcccaacagctcAACCAACACAGAGGGAGATGGGGATTCAGCTTCAGCTGAGACACAAGCACTtgggtcctgccatgcagatgtttccatggaggaaaagcagccaaatgCCCTCGCGGACTTTGGAGCCAGGCACCAGAGTGTGCCtgactggaaaagaccttttaggaCACCCCATCTTAAAGACGTTTGGCTCTTTCCCTGAGGgggccctgctgagctgcaggctgccctCCAGAAGGTCACAACTCTGCCAtggcatctctgtgttttctaagTACCCGACAGAGAAGACACCACAGCGCTAAGGCCAAGGAGATGCCACGGGACGGCTGTAGGTCGGCAGCTGCAATGAGgcctctgtgtccctggctgggaggggagagatgagattcctctgctctcagcagtgtcctggTCTTCTGGGGGGAACACCTGGGTGTTACTGTCCTCAAGCTCAAAAAGGTGCCTGctcagggcagctgggagcagggctgagggacaggtCAGCTCTCCACACTCTTCACTGAGGGACAGTCCCtttgcctgccagcacccacaggattTCACTTGGAGTGCAGCAGGAATGCTCCAAAACTCCTCAGCTCTTGTGTGACAACTGGAACAAAATCCACAAAGCAAATTCCCCTCAACTTTGCTCTGCCGTCGGGTGAATTAGGAGTGACAATGCTGGAAAGCTCTTCGATATCAAAAGTGGATGTAGGCTAAGATCACCCCATCTTCCTATCGACCTGCTGTaggcaggactgaatcctgcagagcctcctgctcccagcggcaccctcagccagcaccaaccacagCTCATGAAATGGACCTGCCAAAGGTCTGcttgaaaggggagaggaactttcagaagtttttctgagaaactgaatagACTTTGGTCTCCTTCTTGAACAGGTCCCCATGTCCAGAAGACAAAtatccaatggcagctccatcacccagttcctcctcctggcgttcgcagacacacgggagctgcagctcttgcactttgggctcttcctgggcatctacctggctgccctcctggccaacggcctcatcatcaccgccatcgcctgtgaccaccgcctccacacccccatgtacttcttcctcctcaacctctccctcctcgacctgggctccatctctactactcttcccaaatccatggccaattccctcttgGGTACCAGGGCCAAttcctatgcaggatgtgttgcacaagtcttttttttctttttatgtgctgcagcagagttttatcttctcaccatcatgtcctatgaccgctaccttgccatctgcaaacccctgcactacgggaccctcctgggcagcagagcttgtgtccacatggcagcagctgcctggggcagtgggtttctcaatgctctcctgcacacggccaatacattttccctacccctctgccagggcaatgccctggaccagttcttctgtgaaatcccccagatcctcaagctctcctgctcacactcagaccccctcagggaagttggacttATTGTGGTTAGTGTCTCTTttggctttggttgttttgtgttcatcgtgctgtcctatgtgcagatcttcagggccgtgctgaggatcccctctgagcagggacggcacaaagccttttccacgtgcctccctcacctggccgtggtctccctctttatcagcactgccgtgtttgcctacctgaagcccccctccatctcctccccatcgctggatgtggtggtggctgtgctgtactccgtggtgcctccagctgtgaaccccctcatctacagcatgaggaaccaggagctcaaggatgccctctgGAAATTAATGACCAGGTTATTTTCTGCAGCCATAAACTGTCTCCTGCAAATCACTCATAATGTAATTCATTATACGCCAAGCCTTTCTTCTGTAGGTTTGGTTAGGGGTTAGGTAACTGTGTGTTAGGTTTGgttgagggttttggctttttcttgcttttttttttttttttaaattatatacttttgtccacaaataaatgtcattatttgagatttttattttactacctATCTATCCAAATTTCTGAGACTCACAGAGTCATGCCCAAAATCCTTCTTCTCAGgccttttctggagctgcaggggtagAGCCTGAGCgccgaggaggaggggaaagaatcccagtaCTTGCAGAGCACCAGCACTTGTTCTTTCCGGGGATGCTCTATTTTCACTTCCACACTCGCCTTCTGAGCCCCTGTGTTGATCTAAGGcctgagtgctctggcagcttggTCATGGTGCTGCTGTGTAGCAGCTCTGTGATCACAGGCAAGGAGAAGCAATGGGCACCTCTGAGAAAAAGCTCGTCTGCATAACAGAGTTTCAGCCATGAAAGGGGATCTGCTCAGGGCAGTGCAGGAAGGATCAGGTCTTCTTCCACAGTTGCTGTCAAGAGCGTTCCTTCAAACGTGCCCTGGTGAGGGATGCCCAGTAAAGAGGTAAAGAGTGTGCGTGTGCAGGGTGAGGGCACACACAAcagtgtccttgcacagccacacctccagggacagaactgaaggaccagcagagcggggtctggtctgtgcctttgtttgctggacaccccggggaagcTGTCCCAGGGCAATCGTCACAGAACAGACACCTGAAACCACCATTTGCAGAACTGGACGCCTACGCAAGCCCAGAGAGGatgtttgtctgcctgtggaGAGACACCGAATAACGAGGTCAGAAGTCCCTGTTTGCATGGTTCAGAGGAGATTTCGGCATGCACACCGTGTGCATGTGGGGACATGAACCCGAGAGAgcacaaacaccagcagctgttCTTAGAAATGCCCGaaagtgctgtgggacaggcagtgtCCCTTCATTGGAGAggaacgtcccctgggaaaccccctgaatgcagcactgggatgggcttccttgaccccaggtccctgtgtccattcctcacgccgtggggcatctcagagaggtgccgagcagggagacacagcgcggggctgaggtgctgccggcctctgggagtggcaacaggaggccatggagtctgctgcagggcctctgcccgtgccagggaaggactcgtgtctctgaacagccctgccagagccctgacagtgctgggtgtgtctccaggaacacctgtgtgctacctcaccctcccctctcttcatggcctgtccctttgatgacacggtgtgacagaagcacctctgtggagcatctcccctgtgcagtccgaaagggttctgcaggcgtgagcggcattgccctctagaagatggcatttctcacctctcacagagcacagagcacgtctagggagtaggaatgcagtgagaggcacacactctccgtgtttcacctctctgaacgtccttcacgatatttttaagcacctgacagagaagcaaatgccCTCAGTAGGAGATTtcctcaaccttcagaaaaattctattcctcctctcttcctcttgaCCTGCCCCATGACAGTGGTCGGGAAGACCCTCCCCATTGTGAGGTTGCTCCTGGAAAACTGTgaaacctgctccagctccacGACCCTGACTGTCCCTTACTGGGGACAGCacaatctctgctcacagcaatggGTCGTgctctttcctgcacctttggcatgTACGGAGTGTTTCCTGATGGTGGCCCCATCCTACGATGACAACTGGGCTgtatgccaccccctgctctctgcaaggctcgggaactggaagggttgtctccAGAAGAAGGCTGCACCTTGactggggggatttctgtcatctacagcaatcatttccttcttgtcccacaTACATGTTGTGGTCTCCATGtcctggaccacttcttctttgtgggagtgaaacactggaacaggtcacccagagaggttgtatGCACCCagtctctggaaacattcaaagtcaggttggacacggccctgagcaacctgtctaattggagatgtccctgctccctgcagggggttggactagatgacctttaaaggtcccttaaaacccaaccctgtttatgattctgtgattctgtgggtttACACCAATGCTGAAACTCTTCTGACGTGAAACCATGACCCTCATggattttgttttcataacctcTTTTTAGACCCATTCTTCCCCTTCCTGTTCATGCTGGAATCCTGTgcgtgcagcagagctgcacttgggggcagctctcctgcccagcatgggcaggcagaaggccttctccaccggctcctctcccctccctggagccactcctttctAAGGCACCCCCACcactgtcagtgggatgcccagaacagccctcctgagagagtttaacaaagccctgtttcaacacgcacctcacccctgctcgatcctctcatctacagcctgaggagaaggaaggatgggggttgGGAGGAACTGACAGAAACAGCTTAGGAAAGCTGTCGGCTGCCGAGAGATCCCGTTGGAGTCGTGGGCTTGTAGGAAGAAATCACTCTTCTGAAGCGGCCCTGAGGGCCTGGACAAGTTAAGTattgtgtcctgggcactcctTGGAAAGTGACGCCTCTGGAAGTTTTCCACAGTGAGAAGACTTTTGGTgtcagggagatggggaaggctGGCCAGTGTCATTGTGACATCTCTctccaacaccttggaaaggccagagccATCTGAGAGGTTCCTGGGGCCTTGGAAAATGCGGACATGAACCCAGTGTtccaaaagggcaggaaggaggattggGACAATGACAGACTggccagcctcaccagggcaggggatatgacaagtcctcctgcagccatctgcaggcaattgaaggacaagaaagggatggcagaagacatgtgggagggaaaagaaggggatgttgtgtacccggactttagcaaggcctttgactaCAGATCTCCTGTAGTCTCCGTATAGCCAGGTTGTTGACAGccgggctgaagaagtggacgACGTGGTGGGTGGGAAGCTGTCTGAATGATGAGGGAGAGACGTCATCTGTGGCACAAAGTCCTCCTGGCAGATACTTACTAGTAGCATCCATCAAAGGCCAGCCCTTGACAACTACTATGGAACATTATTATCTCTCCGTATGATGGCAGACAATGCACTTTCACCTCCTTTGTAGATGATGCCAAGCTGGGGGAGCCCTTGAGGAATCCCACCCTGTTAGCACTGttggtggcaggagagctgggaaggatgactgtggtgggttaaacatggcagggcacggagggtcggaagggagaagcgtagagggatggcacctttggggaggagtggacaggagaggtgacccaaagctgactaaCAGAgtactccatcccacctgcaccttgctcagtataaaagctgagggatcacagggcTCGGGCTCTTTTTCCAATGTCAGatgccagctggaggagcggtgctagaggaggctgggaagcaaaagcgtGGTTGTGATGTGACAATTCAGGGCAGCACTTGGCCAATGGCTGGTCCCAGGGAAATGGCGCTGGAGCCTCGGTGGTCTCGTTGTGGCCAGGACAATAATGGCCCCTTCGGGTGGGGTGGGGGCCTGGGCTGGAGAACAACGAGATGCCCTGAGCAGAACAGGGACAAAACTGAAtgccccaagtggggcaggaggcAAACTCCCTgtcctgagctgagcaggaggaactcagtgccccgagcaagagtggggaaaactggaggacgcaggcggtgcaggggcccaactggcGAGCTCAAGGTgggcaggaatagcaaccagctgccttcttggggcaGAGGCAACACTCACTGCTCTCCAGGCAGGTCGTGGGGtaaaaccagatgctaaaaagccacccacaaatgGCTATTGgagcagcagggtgggagagcagct
Encoded proteins:
- the LOC134507625 gene encoding olfactory receptor 14C36-like, which produces MSNSSSITQFLILAFADTWELQLLHFGLFLGIYLAALLANGLIITAIACDHRLHTPMYFFLLNLSVLDLGSLSTTVPKSMANSLWDTRDISYAGCAAQLFFYIFFLTAEFCLLTIMAYDRYVAICKPLHYGTLLGSRACVHMAAAAWGFVFLYALLHTANTFSLPLCQGNALDQFFCEIPQILKLCCSHSDSLREIGLLMVSALVASVCFVFIVLSYVQIFRAVLRIPSEQGRHKAFSTCLPHLAVVSLFLSSVMFAYLKPPSISSAVLDLVVAFLYSVIPPAVNPLIYSMRNQELKDALWKLMTR
- the LOC134527039 gene encoding olfactory receptor 14J1-like; this encodes MSRRQISNGSSITQFLLLAFADTRELQLLHFGLFLGIYLAALLANGLIITAIACDHRLHTPMYFFLLNLSLLDLGSISTTLPKSMANSLLGTRANSYAGCVAQVFFFFLCAAAEFYLLTIMSYDRYLAICKPLHYGTLLGSRACVHMAAAAWGSGFLNALLHTANTFSLPLCQGNALDQFFCEIPQILKLSCSHSDPLREVGLIVVSVSFGFGCFVFIVLSYVQIFRAVLRIPSEQGRHKAFSTCLPHLAVVSLFISTAVFAYLKPPSISSPSLDVVVAVLYSVVPPAVNPLIYSMRNQELKDALWKLMTRLFSAAINCLLQITHNQLCDHRQGEAMGTSEKKLVCITEFQP